A stretch of Natator depressus isolate rNatDep1 chromosome 2, rNatDep2.hap1, whole genome shotgun sequence DNA encodes these proteins:
- the IMPA1 gene encoding inositol monophosphatase 1, with amino-acid sequence MADPWQQCMDYAVTLARKAGEVVREALKEEISIMVKSSPADLVTVTDQKVEKMIISSIKEKYPSHSFIGEESVAAGEGSTLTDNPTWIIDPIDGTTNFVHRFPFVAVSIGFVVNKKIEFGVVYSCVEDKMYTGRKGKGAFCNGQKLQVSGQEDITKSLLVTEMGSNREPETLKIVLSNMERLLSIPVHGIRAVGTAAVNMCLVATGGADAYYEMGIHCWDMAGAGIIITEAGGVLLDVSGGPFDLMSRRIIAASSRAIGERIAKELQIIPLQRDDATN; translated from the exons ATGGCTGATCCTTGGCAACAATGCATGGATTATGCAGTTACATTAGCAAGAAAGGCTGGAGAG GTAGTCCGGGAAGCATTGAAAGAGGAAATATCCATTATGGTTAAAAGCTCACCAGCAGATCTAGTGACGGTCACTGATCAAAAAGTGGAAAAAATGATTATTTCttctataaaagaaaaatatcctTCTCACAG TTTCATTGGAGAAGAATCTGTTGCAGCTGGAGAAGGCAGTACCTTGACAGATAATCCCACGTGGATTATTGACCCTATTGATGGAACTACTAATTTTGTACACAG GTTTCCATTTGTGGCAGTTTCGATTGGCTTTGTTGTCAACAAAAag ATTGAATTTGGAGTTGTATACAGTTGTGTGGAAGACAAAATGTACACTggcaggaaaggaaaaggtgCATTTTGCAATGGTCAGAAGCTTCAAGTATCAGGACAAGAAG ATATTACAAAATCACTTTTAGTAACAGAAATGGGATCTAACCGTGAACCAGAGACTTTAAAGATAGTCCTTTCTAACATGGAAAGGCTTCTCAGTATTCCTGTTCATGG GATTAGAGCTGTTGGTACAGCAGCTGTAAACATGTGCCTTGTGGCAACTGGTGGAGCCGATGCATATTATGAGATGGGCATTCATTGCTGGGATATGGCAGGAGCTGGAATTATCATTACTGAAGCCGGTGGAGTGCTGCTGGATGTATCAG GAGGACCATTTGATTTGATGTCACGAAGAATAATTGCTGCAAGTAGTCGAGCCATAGGAGAGAGAATAGCCAAAGAGCTTCAGATAATCCCCCTACAAAGGGACGATGCAACAAATTGA